In one window of Opitutus sp. GAS368 DNA:
- a CDS encoding GMC family oxidoreductase encodes MVSPLTSEFDAIVVGSGISGGWAAKELTEKGLKVLLLERGRNIEHIKDYVNALKGPWETPHRGRPTLADLAAHPVQRRDYILNEDNRDYWCDEREHPYVEKKPFDWFRGYHVGGRSLMWGRQSYRHSDLDFEANAKEGIAVDWPIRYRDIAPWYDYVERFAGISGSIEHLPQLPDGQFMPPMELNCVEKHVAARIKTAFNDSRRLIIGRTANITQPIQNRVNCQYRNKCWLGCPFGAYFSTQSSTLPAAMATGNLTLRPFSIVTRILYDKDAKRARGVEVLDAETNQTHEFGARIVFVCASSFNSTWLLMNSATDVWPDGLGSGSGELGHNAMDHHFRVGASGLVDGFDDRVVYGRRANGFYVPRFRNVAGSEPRNYVRGFGYQGGASREGWSRNIAELGIGAPLKEALSEPGPWTIGMTGFGEILPHHDNRIFLDRSTKDKWGLPVLAMDCEIRENERKMRVDMINDAAETLTAAGVKNVKPHDSGYTFGRGIHEMGTARMGRDPKTSVLNGNNQVWDAPNVFVTDGACMTSAACVNPSLTYMALTARAADFAVAELKRQNL; translated from the coding sequence ATGGTATCTCCCCTTACCTCGGAATTTGATGCGATCGTCGTCGGCTCGGGCATCAGTGGCGGCTGGGCCGCCAAGGAGCTCACCGAGAAAGGCCTGAAGGTCCTGCTCCTGGAGCGCGGCCGGAACATCGAGCACATCAAGGATTACGTCAATGCCCTCAAGGGCCCGTGGGAGACCCCCCACCGCGGCCGCCCCACCCTCGCCGACCTGGCGGCGCACCCGGTGCAGCGTCGCGACTACATCCTCAACGAGGACAACCGAGACTACTGGTGCGACGAGCGGGAGCACCCCTACGTGGAGAAGAAGCCGTTCGACTGGTTCCGCGGCTACCATGTGGGCGGCCGCTCGCTGATGTGGGGTCGCCAGAGCTACCGTCACAGCGACCTCGATTTCGAGGCCAACGCCAAGGAAGGCATCGCCGTCGACTGGCCGATCCGCTACCGGGACATCGCGCCGTGGTATGACTACGTCGAGCGCTTCGCCGGCATCAGCGGCTCGATCGAACACCTGCCCCAGCTGCCTGACGGCCAGTTCATGCCGCCCATGGAGCTGAACTGCGTGGAAAAGCACGTCGCCGCGCGCATCAAAACCGCCTTCAACGACTCGCGCCGCCTGATCATCGGCCGCACGGCCAACATCACGCAGCCGATCCAGAACCGCGTGAACTGCCAATACCGCAACAAATGCTGGCTCGGCTGCCCGTTCGGCGCGTATTTCAGCACGCAGTCGTCGACACTGCCCGCGGCCATGGCGACCGGCAACCTCACCCTCCGCCCCTTCTCGATCGTCACCCGGATCCTCTACGACAAGGACGCGAAGCGGGCCCGCGGCGTCGAGGTGCTCGATGCCGAGACGAACCAGACCCACGAGTTCGGCGCCAGGATCGTCTTTGTCTGCGCCTCGTCCTTCAACTCCACCTGGCTGCTGATGAACTCCGCCACGGACGTCTGGCCGGATGGTCTCGGCAGCGGCAGCGGCGAGCTCGGGCACAACGCCATGGACCATCACTTCCGCGTCGGCGCCAGCGGCCTCGTCGACGGCTTCGACGACCGCGTGGTCTACGGCCGCCGGGCGAACGGCTTCTACGTTCCCCGCTTCCGCAATGTGGCGGGCAGCGAGCCCCGCAACTACGTCCGCGGCTTCGGCTACCAGGGCGGCGCCAGCCGCGAGGGCTGGTCGCGCAACATCGCCGAGCTTGGCATCGGCGCCCCGCTGAAGGAGGCCTTGAGCGAGCCCGGCCCCTGGACCATCGGCATGACCGGCTTCGGCGAGATCCTGCCCCACCACGACAACCGGATATTCCTCGACCGCTCGACGAAGGACAAGTGGGGCCTGCCCGTGCTCGCGATGGACTGCGAGATCCGGGAAAACGAGCGCAAGATGCGCGTCGACATGATCAACGACGCCGCGGAGACCCTCACCGCCGCCGGGGTCAAAAACGTGAAGCCCCATGACTCGGGCTACACTTTCGGCCGCGGCATCCACGAGATGGGCACCGCCCGCATGGGCCGCGACCCGAAGACCTCGGTGCTCAACGGGAACAACCAGGTGTGGGACGCGCCCAACGTCTTCGTGACCGACGGCGCGTGCATGACCTCCGCCGCCTGCGTCAACCCCTCGCTGACCTACATGGCCCTGACCGCGCGCGCCGCCGATTTCGCGGTCGCGGAGCTCAAGCGCCAGAATCTCTGA
- a CDS encoding gluconate 2-dehydrogenase subunit 3 family protein encodes MNMTRREAVIKLAVLMGASVVGPRLLAKNFGRATPLDFSAGDIALLDEIGETIIPATTIPGARAANIGAFIAMMVADCYAPPAQAVFRTGLVRLPADYEARYGEKFIGGKPENRTQFLNTLDAEQRQHAAGHRRKARDEDDDAPPPHYFRMMRELTLLGYFTSETGATKALHYVEVPGRYDGNVPYKKGDVWLI; translated from the coding sequence ATGAACATGACCCGACGCGAAGCGGTGATCAAGCTGGCGGTCCTGATGGGCGCCTCGGTGGTGGGCCCGCGGCTGCTGGCCAAAAACTTCGGCCGGGCCACGCCGCTGGACTTCAGCGCCGGCGACATCGCGCTGCTCGACGAGATCGGCGAGACCATCATCCCCGCCACGACCATCCCCGGCGCCCGGGCCGCGAACATCGGCGCCTTCATCGCGATGATGGTCGCCGATTGCTACGCGCCCCCGGCGCAGGCGGTGTTCCGCACCGGCCTGGTCCGCCTCCCCGCGGACTATGAGGCCCGTTACGGGGAGAAATTCATCGGCGGCAAACCGGAGAACCGCACGCAGTTCCTCAACACCCTCGACGCCGAGCAGCGCCAACACGCCGCCGGGCACCGGCGCAAGGCCAGGGACGAAGACGACGATGCACCGCCGCCCCACTATTTCCGCATGATGCGCGAGCTCACGCTCCTCGGCTATTTCACTTCCGAGACTGGCGCGACGAAGGCGCTGCACTACGTCGAGGTGCCGGGCCGCTATGACGGCAACGTGCCCTATAAGAAGGGTGACGTGTGGCTCATCTGA
- a CDS encoding sugar phosphate isomerase/epimerase, which yields MKFLRSLACTATLLTGHAAAAAGFHDHLGLQLWSLRDQTKVSTTGALDLAVGFGFTEVETAGTGNLSVADFARELSARHLMAVAAHTGYEALQNDLPKAIADAKALGAKTIICPWIPHDREKGLSVADAHRVAADFNAWGEACRAAGLQFGWHPHGFEFVADAHGDTPFAVIARETKPDLVCFELDVFWVFHAGQDPVKLLQQYPGRWRFLHVKDIRKGAVTGLSTGSAPPTDKVAVGDGQIDWPAVFDAAAKAGVTHSFIEDEGVQPLKDIPASLRYLKTLKP from the coding sequence ATGAAATTCCTGCGTTCCCTCGCCTGCACGGCGACCCTCCTCACCGGCCACGCCGCGGCGGCGGCCGGCTTCCACGATCATCTCGGCCTCCAGTTGTGGAGCCTGCGGGACCAGACCAAGGTGAGCACCACCGGCGCGCTGGACCTGGCCGTGGGCTTCGGCTTTACCGAAGTGGAAACCGCGGGCACCGGCAACCTCAGCGTCGCCGACTTCGCCAGGGAACTGTCGGCCCGCCACCTCATGGCCGTCGCCGCCCACACCGGCTATGAGGCCCTGCAGAATGACCTGCCCAAGGCCATCGCCGACGCCAAGGCTCTCGGCGCCAAGACCATCATCTGCCCCTGGATCCCGCACGACAGGGAGAAGGGCCTCAGCGTCGCCGACGCGCATCGCGTGGCCGCGGACTTCAACGCCTGGGGCGAGGCCTGCCGGGCCGCCGGCCTGCAGTTCGGCTGGCACCCGCACGGCTTCGAGTTCGTGGCCGACGCCCACGGCGACACGCCGTTCGCCGTGATCGCGCGGGAGACCAAACCGGATCTCGTGTGCTTCGAGCTGGATGTGTTCTGGGTTTTCCATGCCGGGCAGGACCCGGTGAAACTGCTGCAGCAATATCCCGGCCGCTGGCGTTTCCTCCATGTGAAGGACATCCGCAAGGGTGCCGTCACGGGCCTCTCGACCGGCTCCGCCCCGCCGACTGACAAGGTCGCCGTCGGCGACGGCCAGATCGACTGGCCCGCCGTGTTCGATGCCGCGGCCAAGGCCGGCGTGACGCACTCCTTTATCGAGGACGAGGGCGTTCAGCCGCTGAAAGACATCCCGGCGAGCCTGCGCTACCTGAAGACGCTCAAACCCTGA
- a CDS encoding nucleoside permease: MNQTSAPARSLTFRLFGMMLLEFFIWGAWLPLIWGYMEGLGFSGTQIALIGSAFAIASVLAIFAGNQFVDRTFAAERFMAGSHLIGGLAMIGLFFTKDFTVFFGLMLIHSICYVPTISVANSLVFSHLKDAQAEFGRVRMGGTIGWILASWPLYFVLKGVSGAELQHALGYIFWVAGGASLLLAAFSLTLPHTPPKPAGGGTEALAWREALGVLLKKPFLLVLFIVTFIDSTVHNGYFLLTGGFLGHIGIKPENIMPIMSIGQVMEIVTMAGLGFCLKRLGWRWTMTIGILGHAARFLVFAFMSDQVAAVVAVQLLHGVCYAFFFATLYIFIDVAFPTDVRTSAQGLFNLLVLGLGDLAAKWLFLPLQAKLTHDGVVDYRQLMLVPAGLATVAAVILLVGFKPPAELRSSAGAAP; the protein is encoded by the coding sequence ATGAACCAGACCTCCGCCCCGGCCCGCTCCCTCACCTTCCGGCTCTTCGGCATGATGCTGCTGGAGTTCTTCATCTGGGGCGCCTGGCTGCCCCTGATCTGGGGCTACATGGAGGGCCTCGGTTTCTCCGGCACGCAGATCGCGCTCATCGGCAGCGCCTTTGCCATCGCCTCGGTGCTCGCCATCTTCGCCGGCAACCAGTTCGTCGACCGCACGTTCGCGGCCGAGCGTTTCATGGCCGGCAGCCACCTGATCGGCGGCCTCGCGATGATCGGGCTCTTCTTTACGAAGGACTTCACGGTGTTCTTCGGGTTGATGCTGATCCACTCGATCTGCTATGTGCCGACGATCTCGGTCGCGAACAGCCTGGTGTTCTCGCACCTGAAGGACGCGCAGGCGGAGTTTGGCCGCGTGCGCATGGGCGGCACCATCGGCTGGATCCTCGCCTCGTGGCCGCTGTATTTCGTGCTCAAGGGCGTGAGCGGCGCCGAGCTGCAGCACGCGCTCGGCTACATTTTCTGGGTGGCCGGCGGCGCCTCGTTGCTGCTGGCGGCGTTCAGCCTGACGCTGCCGCACACGCCGCCAAAGCCGGCCGGCGGCGGGACCGAGGCGCTCGCCTGGCGCGAGGCGCTGGGCGTGCTCCTCAAGAAGCCGTTCCTCCTTGTCCTGTTTATCGTCACCTTCATCGATTCGACGGTGCACAACGGTTACTTCCTGCTGACCGGTGGCTTTCTCGGGCACATCGGCATCAAGCCCGAGAACATCATGCCGATTATGAGCATCGGCCAGGTGATGGAGATCGTCACGATGGCCGGCCTGGGCTTCTGCCTGAAGCGCCTCGGCTGGCGCTGGACAATGACGATCGGCATCCTCGGCCATGCGGCGCGGTTCCTGGTGTTCGCCTTTATGAGCGACCAGGTCGCCGCCGTCGTGGCGGTGCAGCTGCTGCACGGCGTCTGCTACGCGTTCTTCTTCGCCACGCTTTATATCTTCATCGACGTGGCCTTCCCCACCGATGTGCGCACCAGCGCGCAGGGCCTGTTCAACCTGCTGGTGCTCGGCCTCGGCGACCTGGCCGCCAAATGGCTTTTCCTCCCGCTGCAGGCGAAGCTGACCCACGACGGCGTGGTCGACTACCGGCAGCTGATGCTCGTGCCCGCCGGCCTGGCGACTGTCGCCGCCGTCATCCTGCTGGTCGGCTTCAAACCGCCCGCGGAACTCCGCTCGTCGGCGGGCGCGGCGCCCTAG
- a CDS encoding TIM barrel protein produces MKTNLTRRDALKTLAGGLALASFPRTGFATGVAPAAETTPGGFHHSVCKWCYKDIPLAEMAAAVKGFGLESIELLDPADWPVVRAAGLTCAMANGTTTIPKGFNRLEHHAAYVPSMIGRIKACAEAGLPNVIVFSGNRAGMSDEQGLENCVVGLRQIVGEAEKRGVTVCMELLNSKVNHKDYMCDHTPWGVELVKRVGSERFKLLYDIYHMQIMEGDVIRTIEENHAYIAHYHTGGNPGRHEIDETQELNYPAIMRAIKASGFTGFVAQEFIPLKKPPLDSLRAAVKLCSV; encoded by the coding sequence ATGAAAACCAACCTGACCCGGCGCGACGCCCTGAAAACCCTCGCCGGCGGCCTCGCGCTGGCCTCGTTTCCGCGCACCGGCTTCGCCACCGGGGTCGCGCCCGCCGCCGAGACGACCCCGGGCGGCTTCCATCACTCGGTGTGCAAATGGTGCTACAAGGACATCCCGCTGGCAGAAATGGCGGCGGCGGTGAAAGGGTTTGGCCTCGAGTCGATCGAGCTGCTCGACCCCGCCGACTGGCCGGTGGTGCGCGCGGCCGGGCTGACCTGCGCCATGGCCAACGGCACGACGACGATTCCCAAGGGCTTCAACCGCCTCGAACACCACGCGGCCTACGTGCCCTCGATGATCGGGCGCATCAAGGCCTGTGCCGAGGCCGGCCTGCCCAACGTGATTGTTTTCTCCGGGAACCGGGCCGGGATGTCCGACGAACAGGGGCTCGAGAACTGCGTCGTCGGCCTCAGGCAGATCGTGGGCGAGGCCGAGAAGCGCGGCGTCACCGTGTGCATGGAGCTGCTCAATTCCAAGGTGAACCACAAGGACTACATGTGCGACCACACGCCGTGGGGCGTAGAACTGGTGAAGCGGGTCGGCTCCGAGCGGTTCAAGCTGCTCTACGACATCTACCACATGCAGATCATGGAGGGGGACGTCATCCGCACGATCGAGGAGAACCACGCTTACATCGCCCACTATCACACCGGCGGTAATCCGGGGCGCCACGAGATCGACGAGACGCAGGAACTCAATTACCCGGCCATCATGCGCGCCATCAAGGCGAGCGGATTCACCGGGTTTGTTGCACAGGAGTTCATCCCGCTCAAAAAGCCGCCGCTCGATTCGTTGCGCGCGGCGGTGAAACTGTGCAGCGTGTGA
- a CDS encoding DUF1080 domain-containing protein, whose translation MKTKFPVLAAFCALLAALPAAEMNTLTPAESAAGWHLLFDGKSIADWRASDQPGTFSVAAGEIVVKGPRSHLFYEGPVANHDFKNFELSVEVLTKPKANSGVYFHTEWQPEGWPAKGFEVQVNNTHSDPKRTAGLYGIKDTYDQVAKDNVWFTMFIRVEGRHIVTSVDGKVIIDYTEPENWTPPANFPGRRVAHGTFALQGHDPGSETHFRNLKIRPLP comes from the coding sequence ATGAAAACAAAATTCCCCGTGCTCGCCGCCTTTTGCGCCCTGCTGGCCGCCCTGCCCGCCGCCGAGATGAACACCCTGACCCCGGCTGAGTCGGCGGCGGGCTGGCACCTCCTGTTCGACGGCAAGTCGATCGCCGACTGGCGGGCCAGCGACCAGCCCGGCACGTTTTCGGTCGCCGCCGGCGAGATTGTCGTGAAAGGTCCGCGCTCGCACCTGTTCTACGAAGGGCCGGTCGCGAACCACGACTTCAAGAACTTCGAGCTGTCGGTCGAGGTCCTGACGAAGCCCAAGGCGAACTCGGGCGTATATTTCCACACCGAGTGGCAGCCCGAGGGCTGGCCGGCGAAAGGCTTCGAGGTGCAGGTCAACAACACCCACAGCGACCCGAAGCGCACCGCCGGGCTCTACGGCATCAAGGACACCTACGACCAGGTCGCGAAGGACAACGTCTGGTTCACGATGTTCATCCGCGTCGAAGGCCGGCACATCGTGACCAGCGTGGACGGCAAGGTGATCATCGACTACACCGAGCCGGAAAACTGGACCCCGCCCGCCAATTTCCCGGGCCGCCGCGTGGCCCACGGCACTTTCGCCCTGCAGGGCCATGATCCCGGCAGCGAGACGCACTTTCGCAACCTCAAGATCCGTCCGCTGCCCTGA
- a CDS encoding gluconate 2-dehydrogenase subunit 3 family protein, whose protein sequence is MSTDPLSRMDRRTALKWMLAAAATTALAPRFARGQAGTPAAKGYGTDPDLMKHYQPGELWPLTFSDAQRRTAAALCDVIIPADAESPAASAVGVVDFLDEWISAPYPEQQNDRKIVLPGLAWIDEEATKRFGRPFADLTDAQKAAICDDICHPAKAKPEFKPAAKFFATYRNLTAGGFYTTPQGRKDLKYVGNIPLATFDGPPPEVLRQAGLL, encoded by the coding sequence ATGAGCACCGACCCGCTGTCCCGCATGGACCGCCGCACCGCCCTGAAATGGATGCTGGCGGCCGCCGCCACGACGGCCCTAGCGCCACGCTTCGCCCGGGGCCAGGCCGGCACGCCGGCGGCCAAGGGTTACGGCACCGACCCGGACCTGATGAAGCATTACCAACCCGGCGAACTCTGGCCGCTGACGTTCAGTGACGCGCAGCGCCGCACCGCGGCTGCATTGTGTGACGTCATCATTCCGGCGGACGCCGAGTCGCCCGCCGCCTCAGCGGTCGGGGTGGTGGACTTCCTCGACGAGTGGATCAGCGCGCCGTATCCCGAACAGCAGAATGATCGCAAGATCGTGCTGCCGGGGCTCGCGTGGATCGACGAGGAGGCGACGAAGCGCTTCGGCCGGCCGTTCGCCGATCTCACCGACGCGCAAAAGGCGGCGATCTGCGACGACATCTGCCACCCGGCCAAAGCCAAACCCGAGTTCAAGCCGGCCGCGAAATTCTTCGCCACCTACCGCAACCTGACGGCCGGCGGGTTCTACACCACACCGCAGGGCCGCAAGGATCTGAAGTATGTCGGCAATATCCCGCTCGCCACCTTTGACGGCCCGCCGCCCGAGGTGCTCCGCCAGGCCGGCCTCCTCTGA
- a CDS encoding GMC family oxidoreductase, with product MPLITPAQLQKGYDVIIVGSGAGGGQTAYTLTLEGIKVLMLEAGRNYVPETETPMFETADQAPLRGAGTPDKPFGFHDSTIDGGWTVPGEPYTSAIDQPGRKFEWWRARMLGGRTNHWGRYSFRNGPYDFKPRSRDGLGFDWPIDYPDLAPYYDKVEMLIGVYGANDGLENTPDSSPGVLLPPPKPRVSDLLVQKHARGLGVPVVAAHRAVLTKRLDFDRLPAKLHPGNAFAQKHLRAAMEGRAACFWATECGRGCAIRATYQSTTVHLPPAMASGNLDLVTNAMAREVTTGPDGKATGVTFIDKTTGHEHHAAGRVVVLAASSGETVRLMLNSKSVRFPFGLANSSGLVGKYLMDTVGASFSGQIPALESLPPHNEDGAGGAHMYAPWWLYKDAGKLGFARGYHIEFGGGRRQPGMGTAGGLEWLTDGSYGKKFKEDARRYYGSFVGFAGRGEMIPNRDSFCELDPVVKDKWGIPVMRFHWQWSEHEIRQAAHMQQTFADIITAMGGRMRHPPQQDGAKAIANGGVIIHEVGGAIMGDDPAKSVTNQWSQTWDVPNLFLTDGAPFCSNADKNPTLTIMAQAWRAADHLVAELKKQNL from the coding sequence ATGCCCCTCATCACCCCGGCACAACTGCAGAAAGGCTACGATGTCATCATCGTCGGCTCCGGCGCCGGCGGCGGGCAGACGGCCTACACGCTGACGCTCGAGGGCATCAAGGTGCTCATGCTCGAGGCCGGCCGCAATTACGTGCCCGAGACCGAGACGCCGATGTTCGAGACGGCCGACCAGGCGCCGCTGCGCGGGGCGGGCACGCCGGACAAGCCGTTCGGTTTCCACGACTCAACCATTGACGGCGGCTGGACCGTGCCGGGGGAGCCCTATACCAGCGCCATCGACCAGCCCGGGCGGAAATTCGAGTGGTGGCGGGCGCGCATGCTCGGCGGCCGCACGAACCATTGGGGCCGCTATTCGTTCCGCAACGGCCCGTATGACTTCAAGCCGCGGTCACGCGACGGCCTCGGCTTCGACTGGCCGATCGATTACCCGGATCTCGCGCCGTATTATGACAAGGTCGAGATGCTCATCGGCGTCTACGGCGCGAACGACGGCCTGGAAAACACACCCGATTCCTCGCCCGGCGTGCTGCTGCCCCCGCCCAAGCCGCGCGTCAGCGACCTGCTGGTGCAGAAGCACGCCCGCGGGCTCGGCGTGCCGGTCGTCGCGGCGCACCGCGCGGTGCTGACCAAGCGGCTCGATTTCGACCGGTTGCCCGCCAAACTCCACCCGGGAAACGCCTTTGCGCAAAAACACCTGCGCGCCGCCATGGAGGGACGCGCGGCCTGCTTCTGGGCCACGGAATGCGGGCGCGGCTGCGCCATCCGGGCCACCTACCAGTCGACCACGGTCCACCTGCCGCCGGCCATGGCCAGCGGCAACCTCGACCTCGTCACGAACGCCATGGCCCGCGAGGTCACCACCGGGCCCGACGGCAAGGCCACCGGCGTCACCTTCATCGACAAGACCACCGGCCATGAACACCACGCCGCCGGGCGCGTCGTCGTGCTGGCCGCCAGCTCGGGCGAGACGGTGCGCCTGATGCTCAATTCCAAGTCGGTCCGCTTCCCGTTCGGCCTCGCCAATTCCAGCGGGTTGGTCGGCAAATACCTCATGGACACGGTTGGCGCGAGTTTCTCCGGCCAGATCCCGGCGCTGGAAAGCCTGCCGCCGCACAACGAGGACGGGGCCGGCGGCGCGCACATGTATGCGCCGTGGTGGCTCTACAAGGACGCCGGCAAGCTCGGCTTCGCGCGGGGCTATCACATCGAGTTCGGTGGTGGCCGCCGTCAGCCCGGCATGGGCACGGCGGGCGGGTTGGAGTGGCTGACGGACGGCAGCTACGGCAAAAAATTCAAGGAGGACGCCCGCCGCTACTACGGCTCGTTCGTGGGTTTTGCCGGACGCGGTGAGATGATCCCCAACCGGGATTCGTTCTGCGAACTCGACCCGGTGGTGAAGGACAAGTGGGGCATCCCCGTCATGCGCTTCCACTGGCAGTGGTCCGAGCACGAGATCCGCCAGGCCGCGCACATGCAGCAGACCTTCGCCGACATCATCACCGCGATGGGCGGCCGGATGCGGCACCCGCCGCAGCAGGACGGCGCCAAGGCGATCGCCAACGGCGGGGTCATCATCCACGAGGTCGGCGGCGCCATCATGGGCGACGATCCCGCCAAGTCGGTGACCAACCAGTGGTCGCAGACCTGGGACGTGCCGAACCTCTTCCTGACCGACGGCGCGCCGTTCTGCAGCAACGCGGACAAGAACCCCACGCTCACCATCATGGCGCAGGCGTGGCGCGCGGCCGACCACCTTGTCGCCGAGCTGAAGAAGCAAAATCTCTGA
- a CDS encoding Gfo/Idh/MocA family oxidoreductase, with the protein MNRKLRFGMIGGGRGAFIGAVHRIAARMDGEAELVAGAFSSDAARSRASGADLHLDPKRVYGSYQEMARAEAKRPAGDRLDFVVIVTPNHQHFPPAKLFLEKGFNVVCDKPVTLNLAEAKKLQAIVKQAKKVFVLTHNYTGNAMVKQARALVAAGQLGQIRKIIVEYPQGWLSTRLEATGQKQAAWRSDPKKSGAAGAMGDIGTHAENLARYITGLHIAELCADLTSFVPGRKLDDDGNILVRYRGGAKGVLHASQISVGEENNLSIRVWGEKAGLEWKQEHPNELTVKYPDRPAEIWRRGNGYVGAAAKKAARIPPGHPEGYLEAFGNIYREAFRAIAAEVTGRRPPRDLDFPTIADGVEGMQFIETAVRSAKLGARWVKFPQ; encoded by the coding sequence ATGAATCGCAAACTTCGCTTCGGCATGATCGGCGGCGGCCGCGGGGCCTTCATCGGCGCGGTGCACCGCATCGCCGCCCGGATGGATGGCGAGGCCGAGCTTGTGGCCGGCGCGTTTTCCAGCGATGCCGCCCGCTCCCGCGCCTCGGGCGCCGACCTGCACCTGGATCCGAAGCGCGTCTACGGCAGCTACCAGGAGATGGCGCGCGCCGAGGCGAAGCGGCCGGCGGGCGACCGGCTCGACTTCGTGGTCATCGTCACGCCGAATCACCAGCATTTCCCGCCGGCGAAGCTGTTTCTCGAAAAAGGTTTCAATGTCGTCTGCGACAAGCCCGTCACGCTCAACCTCGCCGAGGCGAAAAAGCTGCAGGCGATCGTGAAGCAAGCGAAGAAGGTCTTCGTCCTGACGCACAACTACACCGGCAACGCCATGGTGAAGCAGGCCCGGGCACTCGTGGCCGCCGGCCAGCTCGGCCAGATCCGCAAGATCATCGTCGAGTATCCGCAGGGCTGGCTGTCCACGCGGCTCGAGGCCACCGGCCAGAAGCAGGCGGCGTGGCGCTCGGACCCGAAGAAGAGCGGCGCAGCCGGCGCGATGGGCGACATCGGCACGCACGCCGAGAACCTCGCGCGCTACATCACCGGCCTGCACATCGCCGAGCTGTGCGCCGACCTCACGAGCTTCGTGCCGGGCCGCAAGCTGGACGATGACGGCAACATCCTGGTCCGTTATCGCGGCGGCGCCAAGGGCGTGCTGCACGCCTCGCAGATTTCCGTCGGCGAGGAGAACAACCTGAGCATCCGCGTCTGGGGCGAGAAAGCCGGGCTCGAGTGGAAGCAGGAGCACCCCAACGAGCTCACCGTGAAATATCCAGACCGGCCCGCCGAAATCTGGCGGCGCGGCAACGGTTACGTGGGCGCGGCGGCGAAGAAGGCCGCGCGCATTCCGCCGGGCCACCCCGAGGGCTACCTGGAAGCGTTCGGCAACATCTACCGCGAAGCGTTCCGGGCCATCGCCGCCGAGGTGACGGGCCGGCGCCCGCCGCGCGACCTGGATTTCCCGACCATCGCCGACGGCGTGGAGGGCATGCAGTTCATCGAGACCGCGGTGCGCAGCGCCAAACTTGGCGCCCGTTGGGTGAAGTTTCCCCAATGA
- a CDS encoding sugar phosphate isomerase/epimerase family protein yields MPRPVTLFTGQWADLPLVKLAPLARKMGYDGLELACWGDHFDVDAAAGSAKYCREKWALLADHGLSCHAVSNHLVGQAVCDLIDERHRAILPADVWGNGDPEGVRRRAAKKMITTGEAARAFFDAKPGKSGGQAAAVVNGFTGSSIWHSLYAFPPTSAEYWERGFSDFAKRFGPILEAYDKLNVNFALEVHPTEIAFDTATAQRAVAAIKGHKRFGFNYDPSHLGYQGVDYVGFIRALGRRIFHMHVKDVWWGHGDGSVGVFGGHAGFGDARRFWDFRSPGRGDIRFEDIIVALNDAGYAGPLSVEWEDVRMDRVHGATEAAAFVRQLDFTRSTLAFDAAFDKKNQ; encoded by the coding sequence ATGCCCAGACCTGTCACGCTGTTCACCGGCCAGTGGGCCGACCTGCCCTTGGTCAAACTCGCGCCGCTCGCCCGAAAAATGGGCTACGATGGACTGGAGCTCGCCTGCTGGGGCGACCACTTCGACGTCGATGCGGCCGCCGGTTCCGCGAAATACTGCCGCGAGAAATGGGCGCTGCTGGCGGACCACGGACTGAGCTGCCACGCCGTTTCGAACCACCTGGTCGGCCAGGCGGTGTGCGACCTGATCGACGAACGGCACCGGGCGATCCTGCCCGCGGATGTCTGGGGCAACGGCGATCCCGAGGGCGTGCGCCGGCGCGCCGCGAAGAAAATGATCACGACCGGCGAGGCCGCGCGGGCGTTCTTCGACGCGAAGCCCGGCAAGTCCGGGGGCCAGGCGGCGGCGGTCGTCAACGGTTTCACCGGCTCGTCGATCTGGCATTCGCTCTACGCTTTCCCGCCGACCTCCGCGGAATACTGGGAGCGCGGCTTCTCGGACTTTGCCAAGCGTTTCGGACCGATCCTCGAGGCTTACGACAAGCTGAATGTGAACTTCGCCCTCGAGGTGCATCCGACGGAAATCGCCTTTGATACCGCGACCGCGCAGCGCGCGGTCGCGGCGATCAAGGGGCACAAGCGGTTCGGCTTCAACTACGACCCCTCGCACCTTGGCTATCAGGGCGTGGACTATGTCGGCTTTATCCGCGCGCTCGGCCGCCGCATCTTCCACATGCACGTCAAGGACGTGTGGTGGGGCCACGGTGACGGCAGCGTCGGTGTCTTCGGCGGCCATGCGGGCTTTGGCGACGCGCGGCGCTTCTGGGATTTCCGTTCGCCCGGTCGCGGCGACATCAGGTTCGAGGACATCATCGTGGCCTTGAACGACGCCGGTTACGCGGGCCCGCTCTCGGTGGAGTGGGAGGATGTCCGCATGGATCGCGTGCACGGCGCCACCGAGGCGGCGGCCTTCGTGCGGCAACTGGACTTCACCCGCAGCACGCTGGCCTTTGACGCGGCCTTCGACAAAAAGAACCAATAA